The Apium graveolens cultivar Ventura chromosome 6, ASM990537v1, whole genome shotgun sequence genome contains a region encoding:
- the LOC141664508 gene encoding uncharacterized protein LOC141664508, whose protein sequence is MAYGTEALVLIEVGLESYRTEVYNMETNSFGLRADMALLEEEKEAAHQRNMKYLLQAAQHYDSSIKNRSFGVGDLVLRELAASMPARQGKLQPNWEGPYKVIEVVRPGTYKLKTLTGKAIRNTWHVSRLRKFCQ, encoded by the coding sequence ATGGCCTATGGGACCGAAGCCCTAGTTTTGATCGAAGTAGGATTGGAATCATACCGAACTGAGGTCTACAATATGGAAACTAACAGCTTTGGGCTAAGGGCGGACATGGCCTTGTTGGAAGAAGAAAAAGAGGCTGCCCACCAAAGAAACATGAAATATTTGCTACAGGCAGCCCAGCACTATGACTCTAGCATTAAGAATAGGTCGTTCGGAGTGGGAGACCTAGTCCTAAGGGAGCTGGCTGCTTCTATGCCAGCAAGACAAGGGAAGCTTCAGCCGAactgggaagggccatacaaggtgaTTGAAGTCGTTCGCCCAGGAACATACAAGCTTAAAACGCTAACAGGCAAAGCAATCAGAAACACCTGGCACGTCAGTCGCCTTCGAAAATTCTGTCAGTAA